From Zalophus californianus isolate mZalCal1 chromosome 16, mZalCal1.pri.v2, whole genome shotgun sequence, one genomic window encodes:
- the SAT2 gene encoding diamine acetyltransferase 2 isoform X2, which yields MASVRIREAEEGDCGHILRLIRELAEYEKLSEQVQISEEGPRVVGYGQYYFIYSTWKGRNVYLEDIYVTPEYRGQGIGSKIIKKVAQVALDKGCSQFRLAVLDWNQRAMTLYKALGARDLTETEGWHAFRFEGEAMRKLAEK from the exons ATGGCTTCCGTGCGGATCCGAGAGGCCGAGGAGGGAGACTGTGGACATATCCTGAGGCTGATTCGG GAACTGGCAGAGTACGAGAAACTCTCGGAGCAGGTGCAGATCAGTGAAGAAG GGCCCCGTGTGGTGGGTTATGGGCAGTATTACTTCATCTACAGCACGTGGAAGGGGCGCAACGTTTATCTGGAAGACATCTATGTGACGCCGGAATATCGGG GTCAGGGGATTGGCtcgaaaataataaaaaaagtggcTCAG GTGGCCCTGGATAAGGGCTGTTCCCAGTTCCGCCTCGCAGTCCTGGACTGGAACCAGAGGGCCATGACCCTGTACAAGGCCCTGGGAGCCCGGGATCTGACTGAAACCGAGGGCTGGCATGCCTTTCGCTTCGAAGGAGAGGCCATGAGGAAGTTGGCGGAAAAGTGA
- the SAT2 gene encoding diamine acetyltransferase 2 isoform X3 — protein sequence MASVRIREAEEGDCGHILRLIRELAEYEKLSEQVQISEEALRADGFGGNPFYHCLVAELLPAPGKPPGQGIGSKIIKKVAQVALDKGCSQFRLAVLDWNQRAMTLYKALGARDLTETEGWHAFRFEGEAMRKLAEK from the exons ATGGCTTCCGTGCGGATCCGAGAGGCCGAGGAGGGAGACTGTGGACATATCCTGAGGCTGATTCGG GAACTGGCAGAGTACGAGAAACTCTCGGAGCAGGTGCAGATCAGTGAAGAAG CCCTGAGAGCAGATGGCTTCGGAGGGAACCCTTTCTATCACTGTTTGGTGGCAGAGCTTCTTCCCGCCCCCGGGAAGCCGCCGG GTCAGGGGATTGGCtcgaaaataataaaaaaagtggcTCAG GTGGCCCTGGATAAGGGCTGTTCCCAGTTCCGCCTCGCAGTCCTGGACTGGAACCAGAGGGCCATGACCCTGTACAAGGCCCTGGGAGCCCGGGATCTGACTGAAACCGAGGGCTGGCATGCCTTTCGCTTCGAAGGAGAGGCCATGAGGAAGTTGGCGGAAAAGTGA
- the SAT2 gene encoding diamine acetyltransferase 2 isoform X1, whose protein sequence is MASVRIREAEEGDCGHILRLIRELAEYEKLSEQVQISEEALRADGFGGNPFYHCLVAELLPAPGKPPGPRVVGYGQYYFIYSTWKGRNVYLEDIYVTPEYRGQGIGSKIIKKVAQVALDKGCSQFRLAVLDWNQRAMTLYKALGARDLTETEGWHAFRFEGEAMRKLAEK, encoded by the exons ATGGCTTCCGTGCGGATCCGAGAGGCCGAGGAGGGAGACTGTGGACATATCCTGAGGCTGATTCGG GAACTGGCAGAGTACGAGAAACTCTCGGAGCAGGTGCAGATCAGTGAAGAAG CCCTGAGAGCAGATGGCTTCGGAGGGAACCCTTTCTATCACTGTTTGGTGGCAGAGCTTCTTCCCGCCCCCGGGAAGCCGCCGG GGCCCCGTGTGGTGGGTTATGGGCAGTATTACTTCATCTACAGCACGTGGAAGGGGCGCAACGTTTATCTGGAAGACATCTATGTGACGCCGGAATATCGGG GTCAGGGGATTGGCtcgaaaataataaaaaaagtggcTCAG GTGGCCCTGGATAAGGGCTGTTCCCAGTTCCGCCTCGCAGTCCTGGACTGGAACCAGAGGGCCATGACCCTGTACAAGGCCCTGGGAGCCCGGGATCTGACTGAAACCGAGGGCTGGCATGCCTTTCGCTTCGAAGGAGAGGCCATGAGGAAGTTGGCGGAAAAGTGA
- the SHBG gene encoding sex hormone-binding globulin, which translates to MEGRGPLVTSPRWLSLLLLLLPPPSDQGQAPRQAVSTQRVQDPPAVHLSNGSGREPISIMTFDFTKIRKSSSSFELRTWDSEGVIFYGDTNPKDDWFVLGLRDGRSEIQLHNQLAQLTVGAGPRLDDGRWHQVEVKILDDSLLLSVDREEVLRLRQVSGPLASKPQPIVRIALGGLLFPVSSLHLPLVPALDGCLRRGNWLDPQAQTSGSASSSSLRSCAIESQPGTFFPPGTRAEFNLQDIPQPHAEPWAFSLDLGLQLAAGSGHLLALGTPENPSRLSLHLQDQKVVLSSGLGPELDLPLVLGLPLQLKLAASGVVLSQGSKKEILALPALDLDLASLLKLWVQPQGRLFLGALPGEGSSASFCLDGLWAQGQKLDMDRALSRSQDIWTHSCPQGPNNSPGTTH; encoded by the exons ATGGAGGGCAGAGGCCCGCTGGTCACATCGCCACGATGGCTGTCACTGCTGTTGTTACTGCTTCCACCTCCCAGCGACCAGGGACAGGCCCCGAGACAGGCTGTCTCCACCCAG AGGGTCCAGGACCCCCCTGCTGTGCACCTCAGCAATGGCTCAGGACGAGAGCCCATCAGCATCATGACTTTTGACTTCACCAAGATCAGGAA AAGCTCTTCCTCCTTTGAGCTTCGAACCTGGGATTCAGAGGGAGTGATTTTTTATGGCGATACCAACCCAAAGGATGACTGGTTTGTGCTAGGACTTCGAGATGGCAGGTCTGAGATCCAGCTGCACAATCAGCTGGCCCAGCTTACAGTGGGCGCGGGGCCCCGGCTGGACGATGGCAGGTGGCACCAG GTGGAAGTGAAGATCCTTGATGATTCGCTGCTACTGAGTGTGGACAGGGAGGAGGTGCTGCGCCTGAGACAGGTCTCTGGGCCCCTGGCCAGCAAACCCCAGCCCATCGTCAGAATTGCACTGGGGGGACTCCTGTTCCCAGTCTCCAGCCTCCATTTGCCG CTGGTCCCTGCCTTGGATGGCTGCCTGCGCCGGGGTAACTGGCTGGACCCACAGGCCCAGACCTCCGGATCTGCTTCTAGTAGCAGCCTCAGAAGCTGTGCCATCGAATCCCAACCTGGGACGTTCTTCCCGCCAGGGACTCGTGCAGAATTCAATCTCCAAG acatTCCCCAGCCTCATGCCGAGCCCTGGGCCTTTTCTCTGGACCTGGGACTCCAGCTGGCAGCAGGCTCCGGCCACCTCCTTGCCCTTGGGACCCCAGAAAACCCTTCTAGGCTCAGCCTCCACCTCCAGGATCAA AAGGTGGTGCTGTCCTCTGGGTTGGGGCCAGAGCTGGATCTGCCCCTGGTCTTGGGACTCCCTCTTCAGCTGAAGCTGGCTGCATCCGGGGTGGTCTTGAGCCAGGGGTCTAAGAAGGAGATCCTTGCTTTACCTGCCTTGGACTTGGACCTTGCCTCCCTCCTCAAGCTCTGGGTCCAGCCGCAGGGGCGCCTCTTCCTGGGGGCTCTGCCAG GAGAGGGCTCTTCGGCCTCCTTTTGCTTGGATGGCCTTTGGGCACAAGGCCAGAAGCTGGACATGGACCGGGCCCTGAGCAGAAGTCAGGACATCTGGACTCACAGCTGTCCCCAGGGCCCAAACAATAGCCCTGGCACCACCCATTAA